In Saccharicrinis fermentans DSM 9555 = JCM 21142, a genomic segment contains:
- a CDS encoding alpha-isopropylmalate synthase regulatory domain-containing protein: protein MKIEVMDTTLRDGEQTTGVSFNEEEKLAMAGLLIEEVKVDRIEVASARVSDGEFAAVKRITEWAKKRNCLEKIEVLGFVDGDISLKWIHDAGAKVINLLTKGSLKHVQGQLHKTPEEHMADVQKLVKTAGKMDMLVNVYLEDWSNGMISSPEYVYFVIGELQKMNVKRIMLPDTLGVLNPDQTFQFCTDMVTRFPDVHFDFHAHNDYDMAVANVFSSLKTGIKGIHTTVNGLGERAGNAPLASVIGILNDHLKLENKLNESNITKVSKVVEQLSGLRIPENQPITGYNVFTQCSGIHADGDSKDNLYFNNLMPERFGRNRKYALGKTSGKANIKKNLEELGIELDAEAMKKVTQRVIALGDRKEMVTIEDLPFIISDVLKSSSVKDAIKIRNYNLSLAHDLRPLASISLEINGKRYDETAVGDGQYDAFMKALWRIYNKLKKVHPVLVDYWVSIPPGGKTDALVETMITWDYKGVEIKSRGLSADQTEAAIEATIKVLNVIEEGTLTRQADWKEKMAK, encoded by the coding sequence ATGAAAATTGAAGTAATGGATACAACACTCCGAGATGGGGAACAAACCACCGGAGTTTCATTTAACGAAGAAGAAAAACTGGCAATGGCCGGTCTGTTGATTGAAGAAGTAAAAGTAGATCGGATTGAAGTAGCTTCTGCCAGGGTATCAGATGGTGAATTTGCGGCTGTTAAACGAATTACTGAGTGGGCAAAAAAAAGAAACTGCCTGGAGAAAATTGAGGTACTGGGGTTTGTTGATGGAGATATTTCTTTGAAATGGATTCATGATGCCGGAGCAAAAGTAATCAACCTGCTTACCAAAGGCTCTTTAAAGCACGTACAAGGTCAACTCCATAAAACACCGGAAGAACACATGGCAGATGTACAAAAACTGGTGAAAACAGCTGGTAAAATGGACATGCTGGTAAATGTTTATCTGGAAGATTGGAGCAATGGAATGATTTCTTCTCCGGAATATGTTTATTTCGTGATTGGTGAATTACAAAAAATGAATGTAAAACGCATAATGCTGCCGGATACTTTGGGGGTGCTCAATCCTGATCAAACCTTTCAGTTTTGCACCGACATGGTAACCCGCTTTCCCGATGTCCATTTTGATTTTCACGCCCATAACGATTATGACATGGCCGTAGCCAATGTTTTTTCCTCATTAAAAACAGGAATCAAAGGTATCCATACCACCGTAAACGGCCTGGGAGAAAGAGCAGGTAATGCACCTTTGGCCAGTGTAATCGGTATTTTGAATGACCACCTTAAACTGGAAAATAAGCTCAATGAATCAAACATCACTAAGGTAAGTAAGGTCGTTGAACAACTATCTGGATTACGAATCCCGGAGAATCAGCCCATTACAGGATATAATGTATTTACACAGTGTAGTGGTATTCATGCTGATGGCGATAGCAAAGATAACCTATATTTCAATAACCTGATGCCTGAACGCTTTGGCAGAAATCGTAAATATGCCTTAGGGAAAACCTCCGGCAAAGCTAATATTAAAAAGAACCTGGAGGAACTCGGTATAGAACTGGATGCTGAGGCCATGAAAAAAGTAACACAGAGAGTCATTGCATTGGGTGATAGAAAAGAGATGGTTACCATTGAGGATTTACCCTTTATTATTTCTGATGTATTAAAAAGTTCATCTGTTAAAGATGCCATCAAAATAAGAAACTATAACCTTTCTCTTGCCCATGATTTACGTCCTTTAGCTTCCATTAGTCTGGAGATTAATGGTAAACGATATGACGAAACGGCCGTAGGTGATGGTCAGTATGATGCATTTATGAAGGCCTTATGGCGTATTTACAATAAACTGAAAAAAGTACATCCTGTGTTGGTAGATTACTGGGTGAGTATTCCCCCTGGAGGAAAAACTGATGCACTGGTAGAAACAATGATAACATGGGATTACAAAGGTGTCGAAATTAAGTCGAGAGGCCTTTCTGCCGACCAGACAGAGGCTGCCATAGAAGCCACCATAAAAGTACTAAATGTTATTGAAGAAGGTACCCTGACACGGCAAGCCGACTGGAAAGAAAAAATGGCAAAATAG
- the leuD gene encoding 3-isopropylmalate dehydratase small subunit yields MAIDKFVTLESTYVPLPIENVDTDQIIPARFLKATTKEGFGDNLFADWRYNKDGSPKPDFVLNNPKYSGEVLVAGKNFGSGSSREHAAWAVHGYGFKVVVSSFFADIFKNNSLNNGILPVVVSESFLAELFAADENNKVIVNLKDQTITNTALGKSESFEINGYKKNCLLNGYDDIDYLINSKEEIEAYEQNRG; encoded by the coding sequence ATGGCAATAGATAAATTTGTAACATTGGAGTCAACATACGTGCCTCTTCCCATTGAGAATGTGGATACCGACCAAATTATTCCGGCCCGTTTCCTAAAAGCAACCACCAAAGAAGGCTTTGGCGATAATTTATTTGCTGACTGGAGGTACAATAAAGATGGATCTCCTAAGCCTGATTTTGTATTGAATAACCCCAAATATTCAGGTGAAGTGTTAGTGGCAGGAAAAAACTTTGGGTCAGGATCAAGCCGCGAACATGCCGCATGGGCCGTTCATGGATACGGCTTTAAAGTGGTAGTATCCAGCTTTTTTGCCGATATCTTTAAAAACAATTCTCTCAATAACGGTATATTACCGGTAGTAGTTTCTGAAAGTTTCTTGGCTGAGTTATTTGCTGCTGACGAAAACAATAAGGTGATTGTAAATTTAAAAGATCAAACAATTACCAACACAGCATTGGGTAAATCCGAGTCTTTTGAAATTAATGGCTATAAGAAAAATTGCCTATTAAATGGTTATGACGACATTGATTATCTGATTAATTCAAAAGAAGAGATAGAAGCTTACGAGCAAAATAGGGGTTGA